Proteins encoded in a region of the Ptychodera flava strain L36383 chromosome 4, AS_Pfla_20210202, whole genome shotgun sequence genome:
- the LOC139132147 gene encoding TNF receptor-associated factor 4-like, with protein sequence MIEEGSGNNICIGCKEEGELDSPISFDEMYIDRAIRRELNEHKVRCLNERCTWTGRFKEYGDHVTTCPFEMISCIKSGCDNTFPRAQLIEHLQKDCPMRVLNCPHCGQETTKVESESHFSQCPSYPVQCQFCERRIPRQQVNDM encoded by the exons ATGATAGA GGAAGGTTCTGGAAATAATATATGTATCGGTTGTAAAGAAGAAGGTGAACTGGATTCTCCGATCAGTTTTGATGAG ATGTACATAGACAGAGCCATTCGGAGAGAACTCAACGAACATAAAGTGAGATGCCTTAACGAAAGATGTACATGGACTGGGCGCTTCAAAGAGTATGGTGAT CACGTTACAACCTGCCCCTTTGAGATGATATCATGCATCAAAAGTGGCTGCGACAATACTTTCCCGCGGGCACAGTTAATCGAACATCTTCAGAAGGACTGTCCCATGCGGGTGTTAAACTGTCCCCACTGTGGCCAGGAAACTACTAAAGTAGAGTCAGAG AGTCATTTCAGTCAATGTCCCAGTTATCCAGTACAATGTCAATTCTGTGAAAGAAGAATACCACGACAACAG GTAAATGACATGTAG